From a region of the Sporosarcina ureilytica genome:
- a CDS encoding foldase protein PrsA, with the protein MKKWFNTKVKVGLAALSLVVVAGCSNGESVATVGGEKITKDELYEILVQSNGQQALEALIDEKIVALEVKKEDIKVPEDEIKEEVANFMENAGGEEAFKNALEQSGMTEEDFKKDVIQYLSIRKLMEPRVEVTDEEIETYFEENKDSFNVEEQVEARHILVEDEKTANEIEQKLKDGEDFAELAKEYSTDEGSGALGGDLGFFTRGRMVPEFEEKAFSMKVGEISEPVKTEYGYHIIEVLDKKEAKDATLEDNIVEIREKLFEDKMQAEYVTWLEDAREKYDIKNNLKK; encoded by the coding sequence ATGAAGAAATGGTTTAACACGAAAGTAAAAGTCGGATTGGCAGCCCTAAGTTTAGTCGTTGTCGCTGGTTGTTCAAACGGAGAATCTGTTGCAACGGTTGGTGGCGAGAAAATCACAAAAGACGAACTGTATGAAATTCTTGTTCAATCTAATGGACAACAAGCACTTGAAGCGCTAATCGACGAAAAAATTGTAGCGCTTGAAGTAAAAAAGGAAGATATTAAAGTTCCGGAAGATGAAATTAAAGAAGAAGTTGCGAACTTCATGGAAAATGCAGGCGGAGAGGAAGCATTTAAAAACGCGTTAGAACAAAGCGGTATGACAGAAGAAGACTTTAAAAAAGACGTCATTCAATACTTATCAATCCGCAAATTAATGGAACCACGTGTTGAAGTAACGGACGAAGAAATCGAAACGTACTTCGAAGAAAATAAAGACAGCTTTAACGTTGAAGAACAAGTTGAGGCAAGACATATTTTAGTGGAAGACGAAAAAACGGCGAATGAAATCGAACAAAAGTTAAAAGACGGTGAAGATTTTGCTGAATTAGCAAAAGAATACTCGACAGATGAAGGTTCAGGCGCACTTGGCGGAGACTTAGGTTTCTTTACACGCGGTCGAATGGTACCTGAGTTTGAAGAAAAAGCATTTTCTATGAAAGTCGGCGAAATTAGCGAACCTGTCAAAACTGAATATGGTTACCATATCATTGAAGTATTAGATAAAAAAGAGGCAAAAGACGCGACGCTCGAAGATAATATTGTTGAAATTCGTGAAAAGCTATTTGAAGATAAAATGCAAGCGGAGTACGTCACTTGGTTAGAAGATGCGCGAGAAAAGTACGACATCAAAAATAACCTAAAAAAATAA
- a CDS encoding Zn-dependent hydrolase, with amino-acid sequence MKANQNRIQQHIELLSQFTATPGQGVTRLTYSQEDLLARNYIKERMVEYGLTVTEDGFGNIFGKLEGQMPDKPSVLVGSHFDSVPNGGAYDGTAGVVVGLELAALFKENAITPLYPLEIIAFVEEEGSRFGGALMGSRGMMGVLTESDFNQLSDAEGVLAKDAMLAIGLDPSKKKVRDPKTILAFLELHIEQGPILEDKGIQVGIVEGIVGLTQLEVTVQGRAGHAGTTPMDRRSDALVSAARIVGDLPEIANAVGNGTVITTGRLNVFPNGSNVIPENVIFTVDIRSGEEEHVLEAVERTKERIMIQKDEGIQITVKEQMSIQPKLLDVSIRSVLKESSDLLGASNCSIHSGAGHDAMVLSDYTACGMLFIPSKDGLSHCPEEWSDAFDLAAGTNILFETVNKLMKEKSS; translated from the coding sequence ATGAAAGCAAATCAAAACCGGATTCAACAGCATATCGAGTTATTAAGCCAATTTACGGCAACGCCAGGTCAAGGTGTAACAAGATTGACGTATAGTCAAGAGGATTTACTAGCACGAAACTATATTAAGGAAAGAATGGTCGAATACGGGCTTACCGTAACAGAAGATGGTTTCGGAAATATTTTCGGGAAACTTGAAGGGCAGATGCCGGACAAGCCTTCAGTACTAGTCGGCTCTCATTTTGATTCTGTTCCAAATGGTGGTGCCTATGACGGGACTGCCGGTGTAGTAGTGGGATTAGAGTTGGCTGCACTGTTTAAGGAAAACGCCATTACGCCACTTTATCCCCTTGAAATTATTGCGTTTGTTGAAGAGGAAGGGTCTCGGTTTGGGGGCGCGCTTATGGGTTCAAGGGGGATGATGGGGGTCCTGACTGAGTCGGACTTTAATCAGTTGTCGGATGCAGAGGGCGTGTTAGCAAAAGATGCGATGTTGGCGATCGGATTGGATCCATCGAAAAAGAAAGTACGCGATCCTAAAACAATTCTTGCTTTTCTTGAACTGCATATCGAGCAGGGGCCAATACTTGAAGATAAAGGGATTCAAGTCGGGATTGTTGAAGGCATTGTTGGACTCACTCAATTGGAGGTGACCGTGCAAGGTCGAGCGGGACATGCAGGGACAACGCCGATGGATAGACGTTCGGATGCGCTCGTCTCTGCTGCACGCATTGTTGGCGATTTGCCTGAGATTGCAAATGCGGTCGGTAATGGAACTGTCATCACAACAGGACGATTAAACGTATTCCCAAACGGGTCAAATGTCATTCCTGAAAACGTCATTTTTACAGTTGATATACGTTCGGGTGAAGAGGAGCACGTGCTCGAGGCTGTCGAGCGCACGAAAGAAAGAATTATGATTCAAAAAGATGAAGGTATTCAAATAACTGTTAAAGAACAGATGTCTATTCAACCGAAATTATTAGATGTAAGCATTCGTTCCGTATTGAAAGAATCGAGTGATCTACTGGGCGCTTCGAATTGCTCGATACATAGTGGAGCTGGTCATGACGCGATGGTTTTATCAGATTACACCGCTTGCGGAATGCTCTTTATCCCTAGTAAGGATGGACTCAGTCATTGCCCGGAGGAATGGTCGGATGCATTTGATTTGGCGGCTGGTACAAATATTTTATTCGAAACGGTCAATAAACTAATGAAGGAGAAATCATCATGA
- a CDS encoding amidohydrolase: MNQQIKDTITQHRDELIAMRRTFHSEPELPWEEVKTTQFICDYLDKLGIPYRTTEPTGVIAEIEGQPGGKTVALRGDMDALPVEQLNTHVPYASKVAGKMHACGHDAHTSMLLMAAKALSEVKNGLQGNVRLVFQPAEEIAEGAKAMVEQGAMENVDHVFGIHIWSQMQTHQVSCPPGPSFAAADIFKVHFVGKGGHGAIPEDCIDAAVVASSFVMNVQTVISRTIDPQNAAVLTIGRMDVGTRFNVIAENALIEGTVRTFNQETRDHIEKSIADYAQNVAAMYGATAEVEYIRGTQPVINNEASAMLVQQVAAEAFGPDVLYHEKPTMGAEDFSFYLDKAPGSFALVGSGNAEKDTEWSHHHGNFDIDEDALATGAELYAQFAWAYLNQ; encoded by the coding sequence ATTAATCAACAAATTAAAGATACAATTACTCAGCATCGTGACGAACTGATCGCAATGCGACGAACATTCCATAGTGAACCAGAGTTGCCGTGGGAAGAAGTGAAAACAACCCAGTTCATTTGCGATTATCTAGACAAGCTTGGTATTCCGTACCGAACAACAGAGCCAACAGGCGTCATTGCAGAGATAGAAGGTCAACCAGGCGGTAAGACGGTTGCGCTGCGCGGTGATATGGATGCGCTCCCTGTTGAACAGTTAAATACGCATGTCCCATACGCTTCAAAAGTAGCGGGGAAAATGCATGCGTGTGGACATGATGCGCATACTTCCATGCTGCTGATGGCCGCAAAAGCTTTATCGGAAGTGAAAAATGGACTTCAAGGAAATGTCCGTCTTGTATTCCAACCAGCTGAAGAAATTGCAGAGGGAGCTAAGGCGATGGTTGAACAAGGCGCGATGGAGAATGTTGATCATGTATTTGGAATCCACATTTGGTCACAAATGCAGACACATCAAGTGTCATGTCCGCCTGGACCATCGTTCGCTGCCGCTGATATTTTCAAGGTTCACTTTGTAGGAAAAGGCGGGCACGGAGCGATTCCCGAAGATTGCATCGACGCAGCTGTTGTTGCTTCTTCATTCGTGATGAACGTTCAAACAGTAATCTCGCGGACAATCGATCCGCAAAATGCTGCTGTTCTTACAATCGGCAGAATGGATGTTGGCACTCGGTTTAACGTGATTGCCGAGAATGCTCTTATAGAAGGAACTGTGCGTACATTTAATCAGGAGACGCGTGACCATATTGAAAAGAGCATTGCCGATTACGCCCAAAACGTCGCAGCCATGTATGGTGCAACTGCGGAAGTCGAATATATTCGCGGTACACAACCGGTGATTAATAATGAAGCCAGCGCGATGCTTGTACAGCAAGTTGCTGCAGAAGCATTTGGACCTGATGTTCTTTATCATGAAAAACCAACGATGGGCGCGGAAGACTTCTCATTTTATTTGGATAAAGCCCCAGGCAGCTTTGCACTTGTAGGAAGTGGGAATGCCGAGAAAGATACGGAATGGTCGCATCACCATGGTAACTTTGATATTGATGAAGATGCACTTGCGACAGGCGCGGAACTTTATGCACAATTTGCATGGGCGTATTTGAACCAGTAG